A region from the Terriglobales bacterium genome encodes:
- a CDS encoding BBE domain-containing protein has translation GGAQQPAYPGVPGHEPDEARGRSVRERIARSMAELRKVAPDGGSYVSEANYFEKDWRRAYWGANYPRLLAAKKKYDPEGMFIVHNGVGSEEWSADGFMRK, from the coding sequence CGGCGGCGCGCAGCAGCCCGCGTATCCCGGCGTCCCCGGCCACGAACCCGATGAAGCGCGCGGCCGCAGTGTCCGCGAGCGGATCGCGCGCTCGATGGCCGAGCTGCGCAAGGTCGCGCCCGACGGCGGCTCGTACGTCTCCGAGGCCAACTACTTCGAGAAGGATTGGCGACGCGCGTACTGGGGCGCGAACTATCCTCGCCTGCTCGCCGCCAAGAAGAAGTACGACCCGGAGGGGATGTTCATCGTGCACAACGGCGTCGGGTCGGAAGAGTGGAGCGCGGACGGGTTTATGCGGAAGTGA